One window of Puntigrus tetrazona isolate hp1 chromosome 14, ASM1883169v1, whole genome shotgun sequence genomic DNA carries:
- the LOC122357276 gene encoding Kv channel-interacting protein 1-like isoform X3, which yields MGLVMGTFSMQSKQVNYHTDKVDDDLELSMVCHRPEGLEQLEAQTNFSKKELQVLYRGFKNECPSGVVNEETFKQIYSQFFPHGDASTYAHYLFNAFDSSNNGSIKFEDFVTALSILLRGTTTEKLQWTFNLYDINRDGYINKEEMTDIVKAIYDMMGRFTYPALKTDTPKQHVDAFFQKMDKNRDGVVTLDEFILSCQEDENIMRSLQLFENVI from the exons ATAAGGTGGATGATGATCTGGAGCTGTCCATGGTGTGTCACCGTCCCGAGGGTTTGGAGCAGCTGGAGGCTCAGACGAACTTCAGCAAGAAAGAGCTGCAAGTGCTCTACAGAGGCTTTAAAAAC GAGTGTCCCAGCGGTGTGGTCAACGAGGAGACGTTCAAACAGATCTACTCTCAGTTCTTTCCTCACGGCG ACGCCAGCACGTACGCACATTACCTGTTCAACGCCTTCGACTCGTCCAACAACGGATCCATCAAATTCGAG gACTTTGTAACGGCTCTGTCCATCTTGTTGAGAGGAACAACAACGGAGAAGTTACAGTGGACCTTCAACCTGTACGACATTAACAGAGACGGTTACATTAataaagag GAGATGACTGATATAGTGAAAGCCATATACGACATGATGGGCCGCTTCACGTATCCCGCTCTGAAGACAGACACTCCCAAACAGCACGTGGATGCTTTCTTTCAG AAAATGGACAAGAACAGAGACGGAGTCGTCACTCTTGATGAGTTTATTCTCTCCTGTCAAGAG gaTGAAAACATCATGAGATCATTGCAGCTCTTTGAGAACGTGATATAG
- the LOC122357276 gene encoding Kv channel-interacting protein 1-like isoform X2: protein MGAVVGTLTMQTRQRRPSRDKVDDDLELSMVCHRPEGLEQLEAQTNFSKKELQVLYRGFKNECPSGVVNEETFKQIYSQFFPHGDASTYAHYLFNAFDSSNNGSIKFEDFVTALSILLRGTTTEKLQWTFNLYDINRDGYINKEEMTDIVKAIYDMMGRFTYPALKTDTPKQHVDAFFQKMDKNRDGVVTLDEFILSCQEDENIMRSLQLFENVI from the exons ATAAGGTGGATGATGATCTGGAGCTGTCCATGGTGTGTCACCGTCCCGAGGGTTTGGAGCAGCTGGAGGCTCAGACGAACTTCAGCAAGAAAGAGCTGCAAGTGCTCTACAGAGGCTTTAAAAAC GAGTGTCCCAGCGGTGTGGTCAACGAGGAGACGTTCAAACAGATCTACTCTCAGTTCTTTCCTCACGGCG ACGCCAGCACGTACGCACATTACCTGTTCAACGCCTTCGACTCGTCCAACAACGGATCCATCAAATTCGAG gACTTTGTAACGGCTCTGTCCATCTTGTTGAGAGGAACAACAACGGAGAAGTTACAGTGGACCTTCAACCTGTACGACATTAACAGAGACGGTTACATTAataaagag GAGATGACTGATATAGTGAAAGCCATATACGACATGATGGGCCGCTTCACGTATCCCGCTCTGAAGACAGACACTCCCAAACAGCACGTGGATGCTTTCTTTCAG AAAATGGACAAGAACAGAGACGGAGTCGTCACTCTTGATGAGTTTATTCTCTCCTGTCAAGAG gaTGAAAACATCATGAGATCATTGCAGCTCTTTGAGAACGTGATATAG
- the LOC122357282 gene encoding T-cell leukemia homeobox protein 3: protein MERAEPKPPSKSNQEPIRFGIDQILGSLDQESRVGHAVDISRLGSPSRASVAPHVSLPVSLSGVAGALEDSGRVYGVSGTLVPSGVIRVPAHRPLAGAVPPAIVSSAPALCFPWMDNNRRFPKDRLPALIPFTVTRRIGHPYQNRTPPKRKKPRTSFSRVQICELEKRFHRQKYLASAERAALAKSLKMTDAQVKTWFQNRRTKWRRQTAEEREAGRQQANRMLLQLQADALQKSMSESVSSDPLCVHNSSLYALQNLQPWAQERAGKMAPTNTALA, encoded by the exons ATGGAGCGCGCGGAGCCGAAACCGCCATCTAAATCGAATCAGGAACCCATACGGTTCGGGATCGACCAGATTCTGGGCTCTTTGGACCAGGAGAGCAGGGTCGGGCACGCTGTGGATATCAGCCGCTTGGGAAGCCCGTCCAGGGCCAGCGTCGCGCCTCATGTCTCTCTGCCCGTCTCTCTGTCCGGAGTCGCGGGCGCGCTGGAGGACTCCGGGAGGGTGTACGGGGTGAGCGGCACTCTGGTGCCCAGTGGAGTGATTCGGGTTCCGGCGCACAGACCTCTCGCTGGAGCGGTGCCGCCGGCTATAGTGAGCTCCGCGCCGGCGCTGTGCTTCCCCTGGATGGACAACAACCGCAGGTTCCCTAAAGACAGGCTGCCAG CTCTCATTCCCTTCACCGTGACCCGGCGGATCGGTCACCCGTATCAGAACCGAACTCCCCCTAAACGGAAAAAGCCCCGCACGTCGTTCTCGCGCGTGCAGATCTGCGAGCTGGAGAAGCGCTTTCACCGGCAGAAGTACCTGGCGTCCGCCGAGCGCGCGGCCCTCGCCAAGAGCCTGAAGATGACCGACGCGCAGGTCAAGACCTGGTTCCAGAACCGGCGGACCAAGTGGAG AAGGCAAACAGCCGAGGAAAGAGAGGCGGGACGTCAGCAGGCCAATCGGATGCTGCTTCAGCTTCAGGCCGACGCCCTCCAGAAGTCCATGAGCGAATCGGTGTCGTCGGATCCTCTGTGCGTGCATAACTCCTCCCTCTACGCTCTCCAGAACCTCCAGCCTTGGGCCCAGGAGAGAGCGGGTAAAATGGCCCCAACTAACACCGCACTGGCTTAA
- the hrh2a gene encoding histamine receptor H2a produces the protein MASQIALAVTLSVLILLTVSGNILVCLAVYATRRLRNVTNCFIVSLAVTDFLLGALVLPFSTLYQVTGEWPLGAHFCNIYISLDVMLCTASILNLFAISLDRYFAVTAPLRYPMLVLPWRVGVILATIWLVSVGVSFLPIHLGWNTRDLRVQNIREGDPARDCRFELNPTYAVVDAFATFYLPLAAMCWSYHRVFRIARAQAKRIISTRRGSSSLPGATMLALREHKATVTLAVVLGAFVVCWFPYFTFFTIMGIRNEDDPARTVQSVVLWLGYANSALNPVLYATLNRDFRSAYAKLLCGGRGCKTATRVPVATMEEGPMGGHAPLTNRVGLLPRTCVLLQEIENGKAVNTNTITGATVTIVTNGNKR, from the coding sequence atggCATCTCAGATAGCGTTGGCTGTGACGCTTTCCGTTCTCATCCTGCTCACTGTCAGtggaaatattttagtttgtctgGCCGTGTACGCAACCAGGCGCCTACGTAACGTCACCAACTGCTTCATCGTTTCGCTAGCGGTTACAGACTTTTTACTGGGCGCTCTCGTGCTGCCCTTTTCCACCCTTTACCAAGTTACAGGCGAGTGGCCACTGGGGGCGCACTTCTGCAACATCTACATCTCGCTGGACGTCATGCTTTGCACCGCTTCCATCCTCAACCTCTTTGCTATCAGCTTGGACCGCTACTTTGCGGTCACTGCCCCGTTGCGTTATCCAATGCTGGTGCTTCCGTGGCGGGTTGGTGTGATTTTAGCAACAATCTGGCTGGTTTCGGTGGGCGTTTCATTTCTGCCCATCCACCTAGGCTGGAATACGCGAGACTTGAGGGTACAAAATATTCGTGAGGGCGACCCTGCGAGAGACTGCCGGTTTGAGCTGAATCCGACGTACGCGGTGGTCGACGCCTTCGCGACATTTTATCTCCCCCTGGCGGCCATGTGCTGGAGCTACCACCGAGTTTTTCGCATCGCGAGGGCACAGGCGAAACGGATCATTTCTACGCGCCGGGGTTCATCGTCTTTACCGGGAGCGACGATGCTCGCCCTCCGTGAGCACAAAGCCACGGTGACGCTTGCGGTAGTGCTCGGCGCTTTTGTGGTGTGCTGGTTCccgtatttcacattttttacgATAATGGGGATACGCAACGAAGACGACCCGGCGCGAACGGTGCAGTCGGTGGTGCTTTGGTTAGGATACGCGAACTCCGCCCTAAACCCGGTACTTTACGCCACACTCAATAGAGACTTCCGGTCGGCTTATGCCAAGCTGCTCTGCGGAGGACGAGGGTGTAAAACGGCGACAAGAGTACCGGTGGCAACAATGGAGGAGGGGCCAATGGGTGGACACGCCCCTCTGACAAACAGGGTGGGGCTTCTGCCTAGAACTTGTGTGCTGCTGCAAGAGATCGAAAATGGGAAGGCAGTCAACACCAACACAATAACTGGTGCTACAGTTACCATCGTAACTAATGGGAATAAAAGGTAG